From Frankiales bacterium, one genomic window encodes:
- the ilvD gene encoding dihydroxy-acid dehydratase, with amino-acid sequence MTTETPDIKPRSRTVTDGLERAAARGMLRAVGMGDDDWGKPQIGVASSWNEITPCNLSLDRLADAAKDGVHAGGGYPLEFGTISVSDGISMGHVGMHYSLVSREVIADSVETVFEAERLDGAVLLAGCDKSEPAMLMAAARLDVAAVFLYAGSILPGKVGDKEVTIIDAFEAVGACARGLITREEVDAIERAICPGEGACGGMYTANTMAAAAEAMGMSLPGSAAPPAVDRRRDGYARRSGEAVVELLRRGITTRDIITRESLLNAIAVVVALGGSTNAVLHLLAIAHEAHVELDIEDFNRVADKVPHLADVKPFGRYVMSDVDRIGGVPVVMKALLDAGLLNGDCLTVTGRTMAENLAAIAPPDPDGKILRALSDPIHHTGGLAILSGSLAPDGAVVKTAGFDRDVFEGNARVFDGEAAAMAAVEEGTLRKDDVVVIRYEGPKGGPGMREMLAVTGAIKGAGLGKDVLLVTDGRFSGGTTGLCVGHIAPEAVDGGPIALVRDGDRIRLDAGRRTLELLVDDAELAARRASWTPPAPKHERGVLAKYVKLVGSARYGAVCD; translated from the coding sequence GTGACCACCGAGACTCCCGACATCAAGCCCCGGTCCCGCACCGTCACCGACGGCCTCGAGCGCGCGGCGGCGCGCGGCATGCTCCGCGCCGTCGGCATGGGCGACGACGACTGGGGCAAGCCGCAGATCGGCGTCGCGTCGTCGTGGAACGAGATCACGCCGTGCAACCTCTCGCTCGACCGGCTGGCCGACGCGGCGAAGGACGGCGTCCACGCCGGCGGCGGCTACCCGCTGGAGTTCGGCACCATCTCGGTATCCGACGGCATCTCCATGGGGCACGTCGGCATGCACTACTCGCTGGTGAGCCGCGAGGTCATCGCCGACTCGGTGGAGACCGTGTTCGAGGCCGAGCGGCTCGACGGTGCCGTCCTGCTGGCCGGCTGCGACAAGTCGGAGCCGGCGATGCTCATGGCCGCGGCGCGCCTCGACGTCGCGGCGGTGTTCCTCTACGCCGGGTCGATCCTGCCGGGCAAGGTGGGCGACAAGGAGGTCACGATCATCGACGCCTTCGAGGCGGTCGGTGCGTGCGCGCGGGGGCTCATCACCCGCGAGGAGGTCGACGCCATCGAGCGGGCCATCTGCCCCGGCGAGGGCGCCTGCGGCGGCATGTACACCGCCAACACCATGGCCGCGGCCGCGGAGGCGATGGGCATGTCGCTGCCCGGCTCCGCCGCGCCGCCCGCCGTCGACCGGCGCCGCGACGGCTACGCCCGTCGCTCGGGCGAGGCCGTGGTCGAGCTGCTGCGCCGCGGGATCACCACGCGCGACATCATCACGCGCGAGTCGCTGCTCAACGCCATCGCGGTGGTGGTCGCGCTCGGCGGCTCGACCAACGCCGTGCTGCACCTGCTCGCGATCGCGCACGAGGCGCACGTCGAGCTCGACATCGAGGACTTCAACCGGGTCGCGGACAAGGTGCCGCACCTGGCCGACGTCAAGCCCTTCGGCCGCTACGTCATGAGCGACGTCGACCGCATCGGCGGCGTGCCCGTGGTGATGAAGGCGCTGCTCGACGCCGGGCTCCTGAACGGCGACTGCCTCACCGTGACCGGGCGCACCATGGCCGAGAACCTCGCCGCGATCGCACCGCCCGACCCGGACGGCAAGATCCTCCGGGCCCTGAGCGACCCGATCCACCACACCGGCGGCCTGGCCATCCTGTCCGGCTCGCTCGCCCCCGACGGCGCGGTGGTCAAGACGGCCGGGTTCGACCGCGACGTGTTCGAGGGCAACGCCCGGGTGTTCGACGGCGAGGCCGCGGCGATGGCGGCGGTCGAGGAGGGCACGCTGCGCAAGGACGACGTCGTCGTGATCCGCTACGAGGGACCCAAGGGCGGCCCGGGCATGCGCGAGATGCTCGCCGTCACGGGCGCCATCAAGGGGGCCGGGCTCGGCAAGGACGTGCTGCTCGTCACCGACGGGCGGTTCTCCGGCGGCACCACCGGTCTCTGCGTGGGGCACATCGCGCCCGAGGCGGTCGACGGCGGCCCCATCGCCCTCGTCCGCGACGGCGACCGCATCCGGCTCGACGCCGGCCGGCGCACCCTCGAGCTGCTCGTCGACGACGCCGAGCTCGCGGCGCGCCGCGCGTCGTGGACCCCGCCCGCCCCCAAGCACGAGCGCGGGGTGCTGGCCAAGTACGTCAAGCTCGTGGGCTCGGCCCGCTACGGCGCCGTCTGCGACTGA
- a CDS encoding aldo/keto reductase: protein MRTRTLGSSGIDVGEIGLGCMGMTHAYDLASRDDEASVAVIHRALDLGVTLLDTADVYGPYTNEELVGRALAGHRDRAVLATKCGLVPDPTYRFGRNGSPEYVRAACDASLRRLGVDHVDLYQLHRVDPDVPLEETWGAFAGLVAAGKVRAIGLSEATVEQLELCHAIHPVATVQSELSLWTRDWAAEVLPWCDRHGVAFLPYSPLGRGFLTGALTSDQIAGDDFRSTLPRFSQEAMDANQAIVDAVRRVADRVGATPAQVALAWLLAQSPRVVPIPGTKRVGRLEENVRAADVVLGEDDLAELDALPAPAGGRY, encoded by the coding sequence GTGCGCACCAGGACCCTCGGCAGCAGCGGCATCGACGTCGGCGAGATCGGGCTCGGCTGCATGGGCATGACCCACGCCTACGACCTCGCCTCCCGTGACGACGAGGCGTCGGTGGCGGTGATCCACCGCGCGCTCGACCTGGGCGTCACGCTGCTGGACACCGCCGACGTGTACGGGCCGTACACGAACGAGGAGCTGGTCGGCCGCGCGCTGGCCGGGCACCGCGACCGGGCCGTGCTGGCCACCAAGTGCGGGCTCGTGCCCGACCCGACCTACCGCTTCGGCCGCAACGGCTCCCCGGAGTACGTCCGCGCGGCCTGCGACGCGTCGCTGCGGCGCCTCGGCGTCGACCACGTCGACCTCTACCAGCTGCACCGCGTCGACCCCGACGTGCCGCTCGAGGAGACGTGGGGCGCCTTCGCCGGCCTCGTGGCCGCCGGCAAGGTGCGCGCGATCGGCCTGTCGGAGGCGACGGTGGAGCAGCTCGAGCTCTGCCACGCGATCCACCCCGTGGCCACCGTGCAGAGCGAGCTCTCGCTGTGGACCCGCGACTGGGCCGCCGAGGTGCTGCCCTGGTGCGACCGGCACGGCGTCGCCTTCCTGCCCTACTCGCCGCTGGGCCGCGGCTTCCTCACCGGCGCGCTCACCTCCGACCAGATCGCGGGTGACGACTTCCGCAGCACGCTCCCCCGGTTCAGCCAGGAGGCGATGGACGCCAACCAGGCCATCGTGGACGCCGTCCGCCGCGTCGCGGACCGGGTCGGCGCCACGCCGGCCCAGGTCGCGCTGGCCTGGCTGCTGGCGCAGTCGCCGCGCGTGGTCCCCATCCCGGGCACCAAGCGCGTCGGCCGGCTCGAGGAGAACGTCCGGGCCGCGGACGTGGTGCTCGGCGAGGACGACCTCGCGGAGCTCGACGCCCTGCCGGCTCCCGCCGGAGGACGCTACTGA
- a CDS encoding phosphotransferase produces MTRAEELEPAGVPDLLAVRDAFALPGRVLGADVVAGSWSNLVLRMRTTAGDLALKVVRNPWGVPEWLDWLAEGWLLEHAAAAGGVRVPQPVAVPGDGGCVAWVPSADAAVRLPVRLHRWQPGEAVAREPVGDALARWTGETVARVHALAMKPLRPELYADRAGLTTVAHWPALVSRAREAGAPWAGLLASSEPLAARASALLEPWDDADAVLVHGDLDQKNLLLGPDGPVLLDWDVVLPSLPAHDLAHAALTMAAWRDPRAARAVLDGYAAVAGAAPRVRGSDLGPALASRLGWIRFSVDRSIDAGPPYDLDLVGLLEDLDRRVGVAERVEDWLAG; encoded by the coding sequence GTGACGCGCGCCGAGGAGCTCGAGCCCGCGGGCGTGCCGGACCTCCTCGCCGTCCGCGACGCGTTCGCGCTGCCGGGCCGGGTGCTCGGGGCCGACGTCGTCGCCGGGTCGTGGTCCAACCTCGTGCTGCGGATGCGGACCACGGCGGGCGACCTCGCGCTCAAGGTCGTGCGCAACCCGTGGGGCGTGCCGGAGTGGCTCGACTGGCTCGCGGAGGGCTGGCTGCTCGAGCACGCGGCCGCCGCCGGGGGTGTGCGCGTGCCCCAGCCGGTGGCCGTCCCCGGCGACGGCGGGTGCGTCGCGTGGGTGCCCTCGGCCGACGCGGCCGTGCGCCTGCCGGTGCGGCTGCACCGGTGGCAGCCGGGCGAGGCCGTGGCGCGGGAGCCGGTGGGCGACGCGCTCGCCCGATGGACCGGTGAGACGGTCGCGCGGGTGCACGCGCTCGCGATGAAGCCCCTCCGGCCCGAGCTCTACGCCGATCGTGCCGGGCTCACGACCGTCGCCCACTGGCCCGCGCTGGTGTCCCGGGCGCGCGAGGCGGGGGCGCCGTGGGCCGGGCTGCTGGCGTCGTCCGAGCCGCTGGCCGCGCGCGCCTCGGCGCTGCTCGAGCCGTGGGACGACGCGGACGCCGTGCTCGTGCACGGCGACCTCGACCAGAAGAACCTGCTGCTCGGGCCGGACGGGCCGGTGCTGCTCGACTGGGACGTCGTGCTGCCGTCGCTGCCGGCGCACGACCTCGCGCACGCGGCCCTCACGATGGCGGCCTGGCGCGACCCGCGCGCCGCGCGCGCCGTGCTCGACGGGTACGCCGCCGTCGCCGGCGCGGCGCCCCGCGTCCGGGGGAGCGACCTCGGGCCGGCTCTGGCGTCGCGGCTGGGTTGGATCCGCTTCAGCGTCGACCGCTCGATCGACGCGGGTCCGCCGTACGACCTCGACCTGGTGGGGCTGCTCGAGGACCTCGACCGGCGCGTCGGCGTCGCGGAGAGGGTGGAGGACTGGCTCGCCGGCTGA
- the gatA gene encoding Asp-tRNA(Asn)/Glu-tRNA(Gln) amidotransferase subunit GatA, whose amino-acid sequence MAATDLVRLTAAETATAVADGSVSAVEVAQAHLDRIAAVDDRVHAFLHVDTEGALAAAGAVDAARASGEVLGPLAGVPLALKDVLTMRGVPTTCGSRILEGWRPPYDATVTRRLKEAGVVILGKTNMDEFAMGSSTEHSAYGPTHNPWDLDRIPGGSGGGSAAAVAGYEAPLAIGTDTGGSIRQPAAVTGTVGVKPTYGGVSRYGLVALASSLDQAGPCSRTVLDAALLHSVIGGHDPLDSTSIDAPVPDVVGAARRGDVRGMRIGVVRELGGEGYQAGVRQRFEETVELLGSLGAEVVEVSCPHFPYALAAYYLILPSECSSNLAKFDGVRFGLRVGEDDGDPSIEQVMGRTRAAGFGDETVRRIMLGTYALSAGYYDAYYGSAQKVRTLIQRDFAAAFEQADVLVSPTAPTTAFRLGEKLDDPLAMYLNDIATIPANLAGTPGMSLPVGLAPEDGLPVGLQIMAPAMADDRLYNVGAAVEAALLDRWGHPILEEAPAL is encoded by the coding sequence ATGGCCGCCACCGACCTGGTCCGGCTCACCGCGGCCGAGACCGCCACCGCGGTCGCCGACGGCAGCGTGTCCGCCGTCGAGGTGGCGCAGGCCCATCTCGACCGCATCGCCGCGGTCGACGACCGCGTGCACGCCTTCCTGCACGTCGACACCGAGGGCGCCCTCGCGGCCGCCGGGGCCGTCGACGCGGCGCGGGCCTCCGGCGAGGTGCTCGGCCCGCTGGCCGGCGTCCCGCTCGCGCTCAAGGACGTCCTGACCATGCGCGGCGTGCCCACCACCTGCGGGTCGCGCATCCTCGAGGGCTGGCGGCCGCCCTACGACGCCACCGTCACGCGCCGGCTGAAGGAGGCCGGCGTCGTGATCCTCGGCAAGACCAACATGGACGAGTTCGCCATGGGGTCCTCCACCGAGCACTCGGCCTACGGCCCCACGCACAACCCCTGGGACCTCGACCGGATCCCCGGCGGCTCCGGGGGAGGCAGCGCGGCGGCGGTGGCCGGGTACGAGGCGCCGCTGGCCATCGGCACCGACACGGGTGGCTCGATCCGCCAGCCGGCGGCCGTCACCGGCACGGTGGGCGTCAAGCCCACGTACGGCGGCGTCTCCCGCTACGGCCTGGTCGCGCTCGCGTCCTCGCTCGACCAGGCCGGCCCGTGCAGCCGCACGGTGCTCGACGCCGCCCTGCTGCACTCGGTGATCGGCGGCCACGACCCCCTGGACTCCACCTCGATCGACGCCCCGGTGCCCGACGTCGTGGGCGCGGCACGGCGCGGCGACGTGCGCGGCATGCGCATCGGCGTGGTGCGCGAGCTCGGCGGCGAGGGCTACCAGGCGGGGGTCCGGCAGCGGTTCGAGGAGACCGTCGAGCTGCTCGGCTCCCTCGGGGCCGAGGTGGTCGAGGTGTCCTGCCCGCACTTCCCCTACGCGCTCGCCGCCTACTACCTGATCCTGCCGAGCGAGTGCTCGAGCAACCTCGCCAAGTTCGACGGCGTCCGGTTCGGCCTGCGGGTGGGCGAGGACGACGGCGACCCGTCGATCGAGCAGGTGATGGGCCGCACCCGTGCGGCGGGCTTCGGCGACGAGACGGTGCGCCGCATCATGCTCGGCACGTACGCGCTGTCGGCCGGCTACTACGACGCCTACTACGGCTCCGCGCAGAAGGTGCGCACGCTGATCCAGCGCGACTTCGCCGCTGCCTTCGAGCAGGCCGACGTCCTCGTGTCGCCGACCGCGCCCACCACGGCCTTCCGGCTCGGCGAGAAGCTCGACGACCCGCTGGCCATGTACCTCAACGACATCGCGACGATCCCGGCCAACCTCGCCGGCACGCCGGGGATGTCGCTGCCGGTGGGGCTCGCCCCGGAGGACGGCCTGCCGGTGGGCCTGCAGATCATGGCTCCCGCCATGGCCGACGACCGCCTCTACAACGTCGGCGCCGCGGTCGAGGCCGCGCTGCTCGACCGCTGGGGGCACCCGATCCTCGAGGAGGCCCCGGCGCTGTGA
- the gatB gene encoding Asp-tRNA(Asn)/Glu-tRNA(Gln) amidotransferase subunit GatB, which translates to MSTTTNDAVLPYDEVVEAFDPVLGLEVHVELGTATKMFCGCPTLFGAPPNTQVCPTCLGLPGSLPVVNEVAVESAIRIGLALNCSIAEWCRFARKNYFYPDMPKNFQTSQYDEPICFDGWLDVDVETDEGVRTFRVGIERAHMEEDTGKTTHQGGATGRIHGADYSLVDYNRAGIPLIEIVTKPIEGTGRYAPEVARAYVTALRELLRGLGVSDVKMEQGSLRCDANVSLRRTPSDPYGTRTETKNVNSLRSVERAVRYEMTRQAAVLTAGGHITQETRHWHEDTGTTTSGRSKEEAEDYRYFPEPDLVPIAPSREWVEELRATLPENPAVRRARLQAAWGISDFDMSAVVNAGALDVVEATVALGTDQASARKWWLGELARVANERGVEVGDLPITPADVARVEQLVGEGALNDKLARQVIDGVLAGEGDPGTVVAARGLAVVSDDGPLLAAIDEALAAQPDVADKIRGGKVAAAGAIVGAVMKATRGQADAARVRALLLERLGVTEEQA; encoded by the coding sequence GTGAGCACCACCACCAACGACGCCGTGCTGCCCTACGACGAGGTCGTCGAGGCCTTCGACCCCGTGCTCGGGCTCGAGGTGCACGTCGAGCTCGGCACCGCGACCAAGATGTTCTGCGGCTGTCCCACGCTGTTCGGCGCCCCGCCCAACACCCAGGTGTGCCCCACCTGCCTCGGGCTGCCCGGGTCCCTGCCCGTGGTCAACGAGGTCGCGGTCGAGTCGGCCATCCGCATCGGGCTGGCGCTCAACTGCTCGATCGCCGAGTGGTGCCGCTTCGCGCGGAAGAACTACTTCTACCCGGACATGCCGAAGAACTTCCAGACCTCGCAGTACGACGAGCCGATCTGCTTCGACGGCTGGCTCGACGTCGACGTCGAGACCGACGAGGGCGTGCGCACGTTCCGGGTGGGCATCGAGCGGGCGCACATGGAGGAGGACACCGGCAAGACCACGCACCAGGGCGGCGCCACGGGCCGGATCCACGGCGCGGACTACTCGCTGGTGGACTACAACCGCGCGGGCATCCCGCTCATCGAGATCGTCACCAAGCCCATCGAGGGCACCGGCCGCTACGCGCCGGAGGTGGCCCGGGCCTACGTGACGGCGCTGCGCGAGCTGCTGCGCGGGCTGGGCGTCTCCGACGTGAAGATGGAGCAGGGCTCGCTGCGCTGCGACGCCAACGTGTCCCTGCGGCGCACGCCGTCCGACCCCTACGGCACGCGGACGGAGACCAAGAACGTCAACTCGCTGCGCTCGGTGGAGCGCGCCGTGCGCTACGAGATGACCCGCCAGGCGGCCGTGCTCACGGCCGGTGGGCACATCACCCAGGAGACCCGGCACTGGCACGAGGACACCGGCACCACGACCTCGGGCCGCAGCAAGGAGGAGGCGGAGGACTACCGCTACTTCCCCGAGCCCGACCTCGTGCCGATCGCGCCGTCGCGCGAGTGGGTGGAGGAGCTGCGCGCCACGCTGCCGGAGAACCCAGCAGTGCGACGTGCGAGGCTGCAGGCGGCCTGGGGGATCAGCGACTTCGACATGTCCGCCGTGGTCAACGCCGGTGCCCTCGACGTCGTGGAGGCCACCGTGGCCCTCGGCACCGACCAGGCGTCCGCGCGCAAGTGGTGGCTCGGCGAGCTCGCCCGCGTCGCGAACGAGCGCGGCGTCGAGGTGGGCGACCTGCCGATCACGCCGGCGGACGTCGCGCGCGTGGAGCAGCTGGTCGGCGAGGGGGCGCTCAACGACAAGCTGGCGCGCCAGGTGATCGACGGCGTCCTGGCCGGCGAGGGCGACCCGGGCACCGTGGTCGCCGCCCGCGGGCTGGCCGTCGTCAGCGACGACGGGCCGCTCCTGGCGGCGATCGACGAGGCGCTGGCCGCCCAGCCGGACGTCGCGGACAAGATCCGGGGCGGCAAGGTGGCCGCGGCCGGGGCGATCGTCGGCGCGGTCATGAAGGCCACCCGCGGCCAGGCCGACGCCGCTCGGGTGCGCGCGCTGCTGCTCGAGCGCCTCGGCGTCACGGAGGAGCAGGCCTGA
- a CDS encoding dihydrofolate reductase translates to MLPWADHAEVLDGATDGLDVAVFDGEVEPAAQVLDRVVLYVPPYMGAAPAFRLIERMPRLEVVQTLTAGVDNVWPHLPDGVTLCNAAGVHDASTAELAVGLVLASLRGIDDFARAQSRGEWIPSRRESLADRRVLVLGQGHVGRALVSRLLPFEAEVVRVGRTARTLDDGTVVHGTDELDALLPQADVVVLIVPQTPETTGMVDAAFLARMRPGALLVNVARGPVVVTDDLVDAVRRGHVRAALDVTDPEPLPPDHPLWTLPGVLVSPHVGGNTSAFLPRARRLVAAQLRRWRAGEPLANVMTRP, encoded by the coding sequence ATGCTGCCCTGGGCCGACCACGCCGAGGTGCTCGACGGCGCCACCGACGGGCTCGACGTCGCGGTGTTCGACGGCGAGGTCGAGCCGGCGGCGCAGGTGCTCGACCGCGTCGTCCTCTACGTGCCGCCCTACATGGGCGCCGCTCCCGCCTTCCGGCTCATCGAGCGCATGCCGCGGCTCGAGGTGGTGCAGACGCTCACCGCCGGGGTCGACAACGTGTGGCCGCACCTGCCGGACGGCGTGACCCTCTGCAACGCCGCGGGCGTCCACGACGCGAGCACGGCCGAGCTCGCGGTGGGCCTCGTGCTGGCCAGCCTGCGGGGGATCGACGACTTCGCCCGGGCCCAGTCCCGTGGCGAGTGGATCCCCTCGCGGCGCGAGTCGCTGGCCGACCGCCGGGTGCTGGTGCTCGGGCAGGGCCACGTCGGCCGGGCGCTGGTGAGCCGGCTCCTCCCGTTCGAGGCGGAGGTGGTGCGGGTGGGGCGCACCGCCCGCACCCTCGACGACGGCACCGTCGTGCATGGCACGGACGAGCTCGACGCGCTGCTGCCGCAGGCCGACGTCGTCGTCCTCATCGTGCCGCAGACCCCGGAGACGACCGGGATGGTCGACGCCGCGTTCCTGGCGCGGATGCGCCCGGGAGCGCTGCTGGTGAACGTGGCCCGCGGGCCGGTCGTCGTCACCGACGACCTCGTCGACGCGGTGCGTCGCGGTCACGTGCGCGCCGCCCTCGACGTCACCGACCCCGAGCCGCTGCCGCCGGACCACCCGTTGTGGACGCTGCCCGGGGTGCTGGTGTCGCCGCACGTGGGCGGCAACACGTCGGCCTTCCTCCCGCGCGCCCGCCGCCTGGTCGCCGCCCAGCTGCGCCGGTGGCGGGCGGGCGAGCCGCTCGCGAACGTGATGACCCGGCCCTGA
- a CDS encoding L,D-transpeptidase family protein: MQHRPARRAAVLALASSLLLAACAGPSLSVGSPGGGPSGEASPSTSAPAPVTPRLSVARTASWKKPLRVAVTAGALTNVVVTEHDGATVLAGQVNPAGTAWLSDTHPQPGTRYDLSADVVVAGRPTHLTGSVTVAEQPDSARMLYGVLPGPGAVVGVNAPIVIRFHHEVQDRKTVEEHLLVATEKPLIGSWHWINSSEVHFRPQTAWPAHSKVRVTVALDGVKVSSTRWGTRDAVIDFQIGAAQTVVVDDKTKTFTLSVDGKKKYVWPTSLGRPEYVTRTGNYIVLEHNKVREMTSCSAGITCDKKSPDYYDLQVQFATRLSWSGTFIHAAPWSVAKQGLVDSSHGCIHLTTDRAQIYFDLSQYGDLVVVKNTGRPIDDLVQHGDPGADDWNSSWSSYVAGSALGSSVTTEQLES, encoded by the coding sequence GTGCAGCACCGGCCCGCACGTCGCGCCGCCGTCCTGGCGCTCGCGTCGTCGCTGCTGCTCGCCGCGTGCGCCGGGCCCTCCCTCAGCGTCGGCTCGCCCGGCGGCGGACCGTCCGGCGAGGCGTCGCCGTCCACGTCGGCGCCGGCACCGGTCACGCCGCGGCTGTCCGTGGCCAGGACCGCGTCGTGGAAGAAGCCGCTGCGGGTCGCCGTCACCGCCGGCGCGCTCACCAACGTCGTCGTCACCGAGCACGACGGCGCGACCGTGCTCGCCGGCCAGGTGAACCCCGCCGGCACGGCGTGGCTCAGCGACACCCACCCGCAGCCCGGCACGCGCTACGACCTGTCCGCCGACGTCGTCGTCGCGGGCCGGCCCACCCACCTCACGGGCTCGGTGACGGTGGCCGAGCAGCCCGACTCCGCCCGCATGCTCTACGGCGTGCTGCCCGGGCCGGGCGCCGTGGTCGGGGTGAACGCCCCGATCGTCATCCGCTTCCACCACGAGGTGCAGGACCGCAAGACGGTCGAGGAGCACCTGCTCGTCGCCACCGAGAAGCCGCTCATCGGCTCCTGGCACTGGATCAACTCCAGCGAGGTGCACTTCCGGCCGCAGACCGCGTGGCCGGCGCACTCCAAGGTGCGCGTCACCGTCGCCCTCGACGGCGTCAAGGTCAGCTCCACCCGGTGGGGCACCCGCGACGCCGTCATCGACTTCCAGATCGGCGCGGCGCAGACGGTCGTGGTCGATGACAAGACCAAGACCTTCACGCTGTCGGTGGACGGCAAGAAGAAGTACGTCTGGCCCACGAGCCTGGGGCGCCCCGAGTACGTCACGCGCACGGGCAACTACATCGTGCTCGAGCACAACAAGGTGCGCGAGATGACCTCCTGCTCGGCCGGGATCACCTGCGACAAGAAGAGCCCGGACTACTACGACCTCCAGGTCCAGTTCGCCACCCGGCTGTCGTGGTCGGGCACGTTCATCCACGCGGCGCCGTGGTCGGTCGCCAAGCAGGGCCTCGTCGACAGCTCGCACGGGTGCATCCACCTCACCACCGACCGCGCGCAGATCTACTTCGACCTCAGCCAGTACGGCGACCTCGTCGTGGTGAAGAACACCGGCCGGCCGATCGACGACCTCGTGCAGCACGGCGACCCGGGTGCCGACGACTGGAACAGCAGCTGGTCGAGCTACGTCGCCGGGTCCGCCCTCGGCTCCTCGGTCACCACCGAGCAGCTCGAGTCCTGA